In the genome of Bremerella sp. P1, the window GTTAGTATTGAACTGTGTGATGAAGAGCGTTCCCGTGTTATCCGATCCCCACTCGTCGCCGTCATACCGACAAAGCCCCGAGACCGCCACGTGCCCAAAGTTTTGGAGTTCCGGCAGAAGGGGACCTGTACGTACGAATTCCTGACCGAGACTTTCGGCAAAGTCTTCGCGTGGGTACACTCCGCCATATTGCCAATGGACGAGGCAATCACCGCGTGGCCGCGCATACATCAGGTTAACCGTACCCAGCATGTCTCCTTCTGGCGTAAATACAATCTCGACCGGATTGTCCATTCCGCCGGTTGCGAACGTTTGCACATCGCTTCCATCGGGTCGGCACGAAAATATGCGGGCAGCCTTCCCCTTGCTGATGATCTCTCCCTCAGCATCACGAATCTCGTGTCCGTGACGTCCTTCGCACCAATAGATTCTTCCTTCAGGACCGAGAAAGGGACCATGCACGTCCGCCGCGTTGCCCGTATAGCCGAAGTCTCCCACTAGCTTCTGACGAAGATCGGCTACGCCGTCATCATCGGTGTCGGTCAGCTTCCAGATCGCTCCACTCGAGGCAACGTACAACGACCCGTCCAGCCAGAGGCAGCCTTGAGGGAAAGTCATGCGATCGGCGAAGGTAGTTGCGTGGTCGAAGACGCCGTCTCGGTCCGTATCTTCTATTCTCCGAATGAAATTCGGAAGCTGCTTTTCCAACTCAGATCGGGGAAGATTCTCACCGGCACTGGCTGCTACGTATAACCTCCCTTGATCGTCAAAGCATGCCATCATAGGGTGGCTCACCAACGACGGAGCTGCTGCCAACTCGACCGTATATCCTTCTGGGACCTGAATAGACCCCGACGAAACTTCCGCGCCCCGGGCGAGCGTTGAAGAAAGGATGACGGCAAGGGTAAGTAAGGGACGTATGGTCATGCGGGAGACTCCGTCGGCGGTGTGCTAGACTCTGTTTCCTTTGACAGCCTGACGAAGCAGGTTGTGGGTTATTTGCTGTACACGAGCATCCGGCCCGTGCGGTCGGCTCCAGTGCGACCACGGTAGTACGTGACCCGGTGGACTACTGAGTCCTTGGGCCCAGAAGATGGTTGCTGCGTTGAAGACATAATTGCCTTTCGGTCCGGGATATATGGTTGCGGTCCACTGCTGAGGATTCACACCACCCTGCCAGGCCGTTCCATCGGCGACCACTTCCAGGCCGTCAATCTCGGGAGGATTGCCGTGGTATTCCCAGCCGACCAAACCGGGAATCGAATCTCCTCGCTTTACATCGGTACCAGCAAAGATCCAATGGTCGGGCTGAGTGATTGTCCAATCGCCTCCACCGTTCACGGGCCGAACATTCCGGGCACCCATTAACAGACCTTCGTCCGGCCCGCGATGGGGAAACGGGCCATGGTCATGTTCGCGGGTCACTGCGTGCGACTCGTTCCCTCCGTAGGGGCCTCCACGAAAGATGATTCGATTTGCTATACCATCGCTGTTTTCGCGGAAAGGCGTCACCCAGCAGACGCTATTGCCGGAAAGGAATAACAGATTCACTCCTTCGTCCCGCATCTTCTCCACTGAACGGAATTGGCGGATGTCCCAATATTCGTCGTGCCCGACGCTGATAAACGCCTTGCACTTCAGACCCCGTTCTGGGGAGAGCATATCGCTGTTGGAACAGTAAGTGACGTCGTAGCCGTGCTCTTCAAGCCAATATGAGAGTGGAAACTCGAAGGGAAGAAATTCGCCGGAGCCAACTGTCCGCGGGTCATTGACCACGCCATTATGCTGCGCTTCCCGGGCATAGGGACGATCAAAGCTGACATCCGCCCATGGTCCCTGAACACCACGGGGGTGGGTATAGATGGAATAGTTGTTCGGCCAGCGATTGTAGGCTTGCCACGTATTGTCGCTTACCTGAAAGAGAATGTCGGCCGGACGATCGTCCCGAACGATGAAGATGATATGACTTTGCCAGTAGGGTTCACCGGGCTTGGGGATCGTGGTGAGCCTCCCGACGTAGACACCACTTAACCAGTCTGGAGGAATCTCGAGTGTTAGCGAGGGCTTCCAGCGGCATTCGTGAAGGTTCTTCTCTCCCGGGCTTGGTGTGGGCTGCGTGACTGCGTCGAAAGGACCGTATGTTTTCACCAATCGGGCACCCTTGCCACCGTAGTACCCCATTCGGAATAGTTCAAGTGTGAATGATCGTGTAGGATTGCATGAGACCATCACGTCGAGCGATTCGCCAGCGGCCACGCTTTGTTGGGAGCAGTACCCTTCAATCCAAGGTGACCGGAATCCATCTCCATCGACACGCACACGTGTAAGCTGCCAATCGTCGGCACCTTCTAGGGCGTTTTCCTGCTGAACCAATCCGGCAGAGGATGAACTAACCTGGGCATAGGCTGTTTGGGCAAGTAATGGTGCGGATCCCAGCATCGTTGAGGCAACCGTGCCTTTTAAGAACGCGCGTCGGGGCACCCTGGTAGGATCGTCACTCATTAGAGTTTCCAGTTGCTAGGTGAAGCAGGAGTTCTCAGCGGAAATCGATTGTGCATTCGCTTTAACTTACGCAAGGGGCATTCTGGGAAAGTTCGCGGTGTGCGGAAAGTGTGATGACGGCCTGGAATCTGGTCCGGTTTTAGTTGTCGAAGGAGAGCTAGAGGAAAGGTAGGGAGCGATTCTAGGCGGTGATGTGATAACAGGTGATATCTGGAAAGTATACTAATTGTTGTGCTTGAGCAAAATTCGAAAATGCTCAACTTGATGAATGGGCAAAACTCATCCAGCGAATCGTACAACTTGAGCGAGTGACAGCAGCATTGAGAAGCTAGGTCGTATCGCACCAACACCTGACGAGGAAGCTTGCGGAAATTCCGTAGGGCAGCACCGGAGCACTGTTTTAAGCGTTGTATTCTGATGTGAATGATGTCAGGGCCTTCAGATAGTTTGCCCGCTCGTACGCTGAAGGATTCTCGCAATTGTGACGGCTCATGCATCCTCGCATTTGCGTGAGCGACTCGTATTCATGTTCCACCATCCAGGCCTCAATTTCTTCCAAACAGTCGTGGATGACATGTGATCCATTTATGAGAAGAGATGAAACCATCATGGCAACGTCAGCACCTGCTAGAAGTGTCTTGATCACATCGGTCGCTGAATGAACTCCGCTTGTCGCAGCTAGCGACGCGGAGAGATGTTCTCGCAGTATCGCGATCCAACGCAATGGTAAGCGTAGCTCGGATGGGACGCTCAATTCGAGGTGGGGTTGCACTTGAAACTGATCAATATCAATTTCCGGTTCCAGGTATCGATTGAAGAGAACGAACCCATTAGCCCCAGCTTCCGCCAATCGCATAGCAAAGTTGGGTAATGCCGTAATGTAGGGCCCCATTTTGACCGCGATTGGGATTGAGACGACGTTGCGTACCTCCTCAACCAGGTCCAAGTAGCGTTGTTCCACCTCAGCAGAGGTGATCTGAGGATCTGTCGGTACGAAGTAGATGTTCATTTCCAAGGCATCGGCACCTGCGTCGACCAGCATCTTGGAGTAGCGTCCCCAGCCGTGAGGCGAACATCCATTGAGACTGGCAATCACCGGAACATTTACAGCGGCCTTGGCCGACTGGAGTAGCTTGACGTATTGGCGGGTTCCCAGGTTGTAGTGGCTTATGGTGGGGAGAAAACCGCTCGCTTCTGCTGATGCTTCTGCCTGGTAATCGCTCAACCGATACAATTCCATTTCATCGTGTTCGATCTGCTCTTCAAACAAAGATGGCAACACGATTGCCGCTGCGCCTGCGTCAGCCAGGGCTTTGATTTGCTCCACGTTTCCCGTCAAGGGACAAGCTCCGGCCACGATAGGTCCTGACAGTTCAAGTCCGAGGTAGCTGGTTGTCAATTCAACACTCATGATTCATCCTCCGAGTCAGCCATTTCTCGTTCGATATGTCCCATCTGTTCGTAGTAATGCCATTGATCGTCGATATCTTGCTGAGCCAATTGGATAAGATGCTTGGCATGCTCCTGAGAGGTTTGATTCAGCATGGCAAAACGGCCTTCTTGGGCGGCAAACTCTTTCAATGGGATCGATGGCTTTCGACTATCAAGCTTAAAGGGATGCCCGTCGCCGTGAGCCTGGCGAGGATCGTAGTGGTAAAGTGGCCAGAAGCCTGAATTGACCGCAGCCTTCTGATGCGACATTCCTGTTCTCATGTCGATGCCATGGGCGATACACTGCGAGTAGGCCAGGATCAGCGAGGGGCCTTGATAGGAAT includes:
- a CDS encoding N,N-dimethylformamidase beta subunit family domain-containing protein, with the translated sequence MSDDPTRVPRRAFLKGTVASTMLGSAPLLAQTAYAQVSSSSAGLVQQENALEGADDWQLTRVRVDGDGFRSPWIEGYCSQQSVAAGESLDVMVSCNPTRSFTLELFRMGYYGGKGARLVKTYGPFDAVTQPTPSPGEKNLHECRWKPSLTLEIPPDWLSGVYVGRLTTIPKPGEPYWQSHIIFIVRDDRPADILFQVSDNTWQAYNRWPNNYSIYTHPRGVQGPWADVSFDRPYAREAQHNGVVNDPRTVGSGEFLPFEFPLSYWLEEHGYDVTYCSNSDMLSPERGLKCKAFISVGHDEYWDIRQFRSVEKMRDEGVNLLFLSGNSVCWVTPFRENSDGIANRIIFRGGPYGGNESHAVTREHDHGPFPHRGPDEGLLMGARNVRPVNGGGDWTITQPDHWIFAGTDVKRGDSIPGLVGWEYHGNPPEIDGLEVVADGTAWQGGVNPQQWTATIYPGPKGNYVFNAATIFWAQGLSSPPGHVLPWSHWSRPHGPDARVQQITHNLLRQAVKGNRV
- a CDS encoding dihydroorotate dehydrogenase-like protein; translation: MSVELTTSYLGLELSGPIVAGACPLTGNVEQIKALADAGAAAIVLPSLFEEQIEHDEMELYRLSDYQAEASAEASGFLPTISHYNLGTRQYVKLLQSAKAAVNVPVIASLNGCSPHGWGRYSKMLVDAGADALEMNIYFVPTDPQITSAEVEQRYLDLVEEVRNVVSIPIAVKMGPYITALPNFAMRLAEAGANGFVLFNRYLEPEIDIDQFQVQPHLELSVPSELRLPLRWIAILREHLSASLAATSGVHSATDVIKTLLAGADVAMMVSSLLINGSHVIHDCLEEIEAWMVEHEYESLTQMRGCMSRHNCENPSAYERANYLKALTSFTSEYNA